GGGTTGGACGCCCGCTTCAGATGCGGGAGGCACGCCCGTGCGCAGACGAACGCACCACGCGCGTTGATGTCGAACATGAGGTCGTACCGCTTCATCGGAGTGTCCAGCGTCCCCGCCAGATGAATCGCGGATGCGTTGTTGACCAGGATGTCGACCCCGCCAAACCGGTCCACCGTCTTCTGGACCGCGGCCTCAACCTGCGCGTCGAACCGAATGTCCGTCGGGACCGGGAGCGCGCGGCCCCCGGCCATCTCGACCTCCTCCGCCGCGGTGTAGACCGTGCCCGGGAGCTTGGGGTGCGGCTCCGCGGTCTTCGCCGCGATGACCACGTTCGCGCCATCGCGCGCGGCGCGGAGGGCGATGGCCTTGCCGACCCCGCGACTCCCGCCCGTGATGAAGAGGGTCTTTCCTCGAAGCGTCTCCATGTCGATCCCCGGGCCGTAGGGTAGGTCCACCGATGCATATAGCCGCATCCCCGCGCGCCTTCATCCGTCGCCCCCCGCTGCCCCTCCCGAAGGGTTCCGCATCCCCGGTCCGTCCCAAGTGACCCACGACACAATCGTCTCCACCTTCGCGGCCACCCTCGAACCGCTTCCGTTCCTCGACGCGATGTGGGAAGGGGGCGCCGCGGCGTTCCATCGTCTTGACGAGTGGTCCGACGTCGACCTGGACATCGTCGCAACGGACGACCGCGTGCCGGAGACCTTCCATGCCATCGAGGTCGCGCTGACTCGCCTCTCCCGGTCGACCGAGGACCTGCCGGAGCTCGGCCGCCAGGCGCTCGAGTGGTTCCGGGAGGTCCTGCCGACCGTGACCGAAGCCGCGATCCGGACGAAGCTCGGAACCTTGATGTGAAACGCACGGGTTTGCGCCGCCGGTGCGCGTCCTCGTCGTGGGCGGAACGCGGTTCATCG
This Thermoplasmata archaeon DNA region includes the following protein-coding sequences:
- a CDS encoding NAD(P)-dependent oxidoreductase — encoded protein: METLRGKTLFITGGSRGVGKAIALRAARDGANVVIAAKTAEPHPKLPGTVYTAAEEVEMAGGRALPVPTDIRFDAQVEAAVQKTVDRFGGVDILVNNASAIHLAGTLDTPMKRYDLMFDINARGAFVCARACLPHLKRASNPHVLNLSPPLSLEPRWFAPHAAYTLSKYAMSAWVLGMAEEFRKDGVAFNALWPRTTIDTEAIRLILGSEMRRRSRKPEILADAAHVILTQDSHTFTGRFCIDEDVLRGAGITDFSRYRHEGVSEDELIPDYFL